In Erythrobacter litoralis HTCC2594, a single genomic region encodes these proteins:
- the rnc gene encoding ribonuclease III — protein sequence MTILAPETLQWLADTGFAVEDDELWLEALTHGSTGAERDYQRLEFLGDRVLGLAISDHLFRKVGGSEGALAQRLNALVSKGACAKIGRRIGLSDHLVLGKQAREDGAAQSTNILGDVVEALLGANYLDAGFGPTCALVHLLWDEDLNGMAGRSKHPKSALQEWAAGNQRRPPQYELVDRSGPDHAAIFTVRVEVHKVGAAEATASSKQEAETEAAKKFMEQFG from the coding sequence ATGACGATTCTCGCACCCGAAACCCTGCAATGGCTCGCCGATACCGGTTTCGCGGTGGAAGACGACGAGCTGTGGCTGGAAGCCTTGACGCACGGCAGCACCGGGGCCGAGCGGGACTACCAGCGGCTCGAATTCCTCGGCGACCGGGTGCTGGGGCTGGCGATCTCCGACCACCTTTTTCGCAAGGTCGGCGGATCGGAAGGCGCACTGGCGCAGCGCCTGAACGCGCTCGTCAGCAAGGGCGCCTGCGCCAAGATCGGGCGACGGATCGGGCTGAGCGACCACCTGGTGCTCGGCAAGCAGGCGCGCGAGGATGGGGCGGCGCAGAGCACCAACATTCTCGGAGACGTGGTCGAGGCGCTGCTCGGCGCGAATTATCTCGATGCCGGTTTCGGGCCGACCTGCGCGCTGGTCCACCTCCTGTGGGACGAGGATCTGAACGGCATGGCGGGCCGCTCGAAACATCCCAAGTCGGCGCTGCAGGAATGGGCCGCGGGCAACCAGCGGCGGCCCCCGCAATACGAGCTGGTCGACCGTTCCGGCCCCGATCACGCAGCGATATTCACCGTGCGGGTCGAGGTCCACAAGGTCGGCGCGGCGGAAGCGACCGCCAGCAGCAAGCAGGAAGCCGAGACCGAGGCAGCGAAGAAATTCATGGAGCAGTTCGGGTGA
- a CDS encoding blue-light-activated histidine kinase, with amino-acid sequence MAVGLAEHDKEAWGRLPFSLTIADISQDDEPLIYVNRAFEQMTGYSRSSVVGRNCRFLQGEKTDPGAVERLAKAIRNCEEVEETIYNYRADGEGFWNHLLMGPLEDQDEKCRYFVGIQVDMGQSESPDRATELDRQLAEVQHRVKNHLAMIVSMIRIQSSQAGGVGSQFDSLSRRVEALQLLYQEMDIAGAAKATDKIIPLGAYLGRIASAINHIDGRGAIKVNVQADTVDVPVETAGRIGLLVSEVLTNALQHAFSDRASGVVQLRSSVMSGEQLRVTVEDDGRGIPEDCDWPNEGNLGSRIVRQLVQGLGAELNVTRGGTGTIVNIDIPLSQQKTLIADERTKD; translated from the coding sequence ATGGCCGTGGGACTAGCCGAACATGACAAGGAAGCCTGGGGCAGGCTGCCTTTTTCGCTGACAATCGCAGACATTTCGCAAGACGACGAGCCGCTCATCTATGTGAACCGCGCGTTCGAGCAGATGACCGGCTATTCGCGATCTTCCGTGGTCGGTCGCAACTGCCGCTTCCTGCAAGGCGAAAAGACTGATCCGGGTGCGGTCGAGCGTCTCGCTAAAGCGATCAGGAATTGCGAAGAGGTCGAAGAGACGATCTACAACTATCGCGCCGATGGCGAAGGCTTCTGGAACCATCTCCTGATGGGGCCTCTCGAAGACCAGGACGAGAAATGCCGCTATTTCGTCGGCATCCAGGTTGACATGGGCCAAAGCGAGAGCCCCGACCGCGCGACCGAGCTGGATCGGCAGCTCGCGGAGGTCCAGCACCGGGTGAAGAACCACCTGGCAATGATCGTGAGCATGATCCGCATCCAGTCCAGCCAGGCGGGCGGTGTCGGTTCGCAATTCGACAGCCTCTCGCGCCGGGTGGAAGCGTTGCAATTGCTCTACCAGGAAATGGACATCGCGGGCGCGGCGAAGGCGACCGACAAGATCATCCCTCTCGGCGCCTATCTCGGGCGCATCGCATCCGCCATCAACCACATCGACGGTCGCGGGGCGATCAAGGTCAATGTCCAGGCCGACACGGTCGATGTGCCGGTCGAGACCGCCGGCAGGATCGGCCTGCTGGTGTCGGAAGTCCTCACCAACGCGCTGCAACACGCCTTCAGCGACCGTGCGAGCGGAGTCGTCCAGCTCCGTTCGTCGGTCATGTCCGGCGAGCAGCTCCGCGTCACGGTGGAGGACGACGGCCGGGGAATTCCCGAGGATTGCGACTGGCCCAACGAAGGCAATCTCGGTTCGCGCATCGTCCGGCAGCTCGTGCAGGGACTGGGCGCCGAACTCAACGTCACCCGCGGGGGCACCGGGACCATCGTCAACATCGACATCCCGCTGTCGCAACAAAAGACCCTGATCGCCGACGAGCGGACCAAAGATTAG
- the pgi gene encoding glucose-6-phosphate isomerase translates to MSDAETNAWDAIHRVEKRTLLELFDADSERVSKLSHRLAWGVESPGGQEAGGILFDWSKTHLTDELLDGFEALADAMDFAGAREKLLSGAKINVTEGRAAEHTAQRGTGAEASVEEAVALMGRMKALVDAIHGGAMGEVKHLIHVGIGGSALGPKLALDALTRDLALVDVHVVSNIDGVALEQAFAACDPATTLIAIASKTFTTIETMTNATSALHWLKTNGVDDPHGRVVALTANPEAAVEFGVDETRVLPFMESVGGRYSLWSSIGFPVALGAGWDEFEGMLAGAQAMDEHFASADGRANLPLLAAFADLYYTRVRGCQARACFAYDERLGLLPDYLQQLEMESNGKRVKADGTPVDGPTAPITWGGVGTDAQHAVFQLLHQGTHLVPVDFIASIAPGDDLDPAHHRILLTNCFAQGAALMAGGNMAADEKDPARVFPGDRPSATMLCDDLDAVTLGALIAFHEHRTFANAVLMGINPFDQFGVELGKKMAKDIESGGAEFDASTQALVGAAGLA, encoded by the coding sequence ATGAGCGATGCTGAAACCAACGCATGGGATGCGATCCACCGGGTGGAAAAGCGCACCCTGCTGGAGCTGTTCGATGCCGATAGCGAGCGGGTCAGCAAGCTCAGCCACCGGCTCGCATGGGGCGTTGAAAGTCCCGGGGGGCAGGAGGCTGGCGGCATCCTGTTCGACTGGTCGAAAACGCACCTGACCGACGAGCTGCTCGACGGGTTCGAAGCGCTCGCCGACGCGATGGATTTTGCGGGTGCCCGCGAGAAACTGCTGAGCGGCGCAAAGATCAATGTCACCGAAGGCCGCGCCGCCGAACACACCGCGCAGCGCGGCACGGGCGCGGAGGCGAGCGTCGAGGAAGCCGTGGCGCTGATGGGCCGGATGAAAGCGCTGGTCGACGCGATCCATGGCGGTGCGATGGGGGAGGTGAAGCACCTGATCCATGTCGGCATCGGCGGCAGCGCGCTCGGGCCCAAACTCGCGCTTGATGCGCTGACCCGTGACCTGGCGCTGGTCGATGTCCATGTTGTCTCCAATATCGACGGCGTCGCGCTGGAGCAGGCCTTTGCGGCGTGCGATCCGGCCACCACGCTGATCGCTATTGCCTCCAAGACCTTCACCACGATCGAGACCATGACCAACGCGACAAGCGCGCTACACTGGCTCAAGACCAATGGCGTGGACGATCCGCATGGCCGGGTGGTGGCACTGACCGCCAATCCGGAAGCGGCAGTCGAATTCGGCGTCGACGAAACCCGCGTCTTACCTTTCATGGAGAGCGTCGGCGGGCGCTATTCGCTGTGGTCGAGCATCGGTTTCCCGGTCGCGCTCGGCGCGGGGTGGGACGAGTTCGAAGGCATGCTGGCGGGCGCGCAGGCAATGGACGAGCATTTCGCCAGCGCCGATGGCCGCGCCAACCTGCCGCTGCTCGCTGCCTTTGCCGACCTCTACTACACCCGCGTGCGCGGCTGCCAGGCGCGCGCGTGCTTCGCCTATGACGAGCGGCTCGGCCTGCTGCCCGACTATCTCCAGCAGCTCGAGATGGAGAGCAACGGCAAGCGCGTGAAGGCGGACGGCACGCCCGTCGATGGCCCGACCGCGCCGATCACCTGGGGCGGGGTGGGGACGGACGCACAGCACGCGGTGTTCCAGCTCCTCCACCAGGGCACGCATCTGGTGCCGGTCGATTTCATCGCCAGCATCGCGCCCGGCGACGATCTCGACCCGGCCCATCACCGCATCCTGCTGACCAATTGCTTCGCGCAAGGAGCGGCGCTGATGGCTGGCGGCAATATGGCGGCGGATGAAAAGGACCCCGCTCGCGTCTTCCCCGGCGACCGCCCCAGCGCCACCATGCTGTGCGACGATCTCGATGCGGTGACCCTGGGCGCGCTGATCGCCTTCCACGAACACCGCACCTTTGCGAATGCGGTGCTGATGGGCATCAACCCCTTCGACCAGTTCGGCGTCGAGCTGGGCAAGAAGATGGCGAAGGATATCGAAAGCGGCGGCGCGGAGTTCGATGCGAGTACGCAGGCGCTGGTAGGGGCTGCGGGGTTGGCATGA
- the era gene encoding GTPase Era gives MTEKISKCGVVAVLGAPNAGKSTLVNQLVGQKVAITSAKAQTTRARMLGIALHESDDAKTQMILVDTPGIFAPRRRLDRAMVSAAWEGAESADAVLLLVDPVKQRRHELEPLLESLKDRPERKILVLNKVDVAKKEPLLALAQDLSQKVDFAEIYFVSALTGDGVPEMKNALAALMPEGVWHYPEDQVSDASERLLATEITREQLYQQLHEELPYDSAVRPEQYKQRPDGSLEIHQQIVIARESQRPIVLGKGGSRIKAIGEAARKDLSEILGVTVHLFLHVKVDEKWAENKEVFEEIGLDWVR, from the coding sequence ATGACTGAGAAAATTTCGAAATGCGGTGTCGTGGCCGTGCTGGGTGCGCCCAATGCAGGCAAGTCGACGCTGGTCAACCAGCTGGTCGGCCAGAAGGTCGCGATCACCAGCGCCAAGGCGCAGACCACGCGTGCGCGCATGCTGGGCATTGCGCTGCACGAAAGCGATGACGCGAAGACGCAGATGATCCTCGTCGATACGCCGGGCATTTTCGCGCCGCGGCGACGGCTCGACCGGGCGATGGTGAGCGCAGCCTGGGAAGGTGCCGAAAGCGCCGATGCCGTGCTGCTGCTGGTCGATCCGGTCAAGCAGCGGCGGCACGAGCTGGAGCCGTTGCTGGAAAGCCTGAAGGATCGGCCCGAGCGCAAGATCCTCGTCCTCAACAAAGTCGATGTCGCCAAGAAGGAGCCGCTGCTGGCGCTGGCACAGGACCTGTCCCAAAAGGTCGACTTTGCCGAGATCTATTTCGTTTCCGCGCTTACAGGAGATGGTGTGCCGGAGATGAAAAATGCGCTCGCCGCGCTGATGCCCGAAGGCGTGTGGCACTACCCGGAAGATCAGGTCTCCGACGCCAGCGAACGCCTGCTGGCGACCGAGATCACCCGCGAGCAATTATACCAGCAGCTGCACGAAGAACTGCCCTATGACAGCGCGGTGCGTCCCGAACAGTACAAGCAGCGCCCGGATGGCAGTCTGGAAATCCACCAACAAATCGTCATCGCCCGCGAAAGCCAGCGCCCGATCGTCCTCGGCAAGGGCGGAAGCCGCATCAAGGCCATCGGCGAAGCGGCACGCAAGGATCTGAGCGAGATTCTCGGCGTGACGGTCCACCTGTTCCTGCACGTGAAAGTCGACGAGAAGTGGGCCGAGAACAAAGAGGTGTTTGAAGAAATCGGGCTGGATTGGGTGCGGTAG
- the lepB gene encoding signal peptidase I, with protein sequence MNEKAQAVTNTDAPTKRTWLSFPAFLVLVVLAALAFRSFAFSLFSIPSESMLPRLVIGDYLIASKWDYGISNASLPFDLPLIPGRFFAEQPERGDVVIFKHPIDGADYVKRVIGLPGDVVELDGGEVVLNGERLPQEKLSDFVVPVSPNTRCAWGAEEERLADGHLQCRYTRLRETLPSGRDYEVLDFGPTPQDSYDPVLVPEGMLFLLGDNRDNSQDSRFPPEAQGGIGLLSQGLLVGRARRVLFSTDGGAEWLKPWTWFTAARGERMGNAL encoded by the coding sequence ATGAATGAAAAGGCCCAAGCTGTTACGAATACGGATGCGCCCACGAAGCGCACGTGGCTCAGCTTTCCGGCCTTCCTAGTGCTGGTGGTGCTGGCCGCCCTCGCCTTCCGCAGTTTCGCCTTTTCGCTGTTCAGCATTCCCAGCGAGAGCATGCTGCCGCGGCTGGTGATCGGCGACTACCTGATCGCGTCGAAATGGGATTATGGCATTTCCAATGCGTCGCTGCCGTTCGACCTGCCGCTGATCCCGGGGCGTTTCTTCGCCGAGCAGCCCGAGCGCGGCGATGTGGTGATCTTCAAGCATCCGATCGACGGGGCGGATTACGTCAAGCGCGTCATCGGCCTGCCGGGCGACGTGGTCGAACTGGACGGCGGCGAAGTCGTGCTCAATGGCGAGCGCCTGCCGCAGGAAAAGCTCAGCGATTTCGTGGTGCCGGTCAGCCCCAATACCCGCTGCGCCTGGGGCGCAGAGGAAGAACGGCTGGCCGACGGCCACCTGCAATGCCGCTACACCCGTTTGCGCGAAACGCTGCCCAGCGGGCGCGATTACGAAGTGCTGGACTTTGGTCCCACCCCGCAGGACAGCTACGATCCGGTCCTCGTGCCCGAGGGCATGCTGTTCCTGCTGGGCGACAATCGCGACAATTCGCAGGACAGCCGCTTCCCGCCCGAAGCGCAGGGCGGCATTGGGCTGCTCTCGCAGGGCCTGCTGGTCGGCAGGGCGCGCCGCGTCCTGTTCTCGACCGATGGCGGCGCCGAATGGCTCAAGCCCTGGACATGGTTCACGGCAGCTCGCGGCGAGCGTATGGGGAACGCCCTATGA
- a CDS encoding response regulator codes for MPAPMDGVPEVPVPAPEALTSQETEAVAEELELDPVEAAVAAALADRDGEYTAGGKRCLIVDDSRVVRKLSRMIAEDMGYRVAEAENGEEALARCAKAMPDLVITDWQMPVMSGVDFVAKLRAIPGADRTKVMFCTSKGETTDIHAGISAGADDYIVKPFDEAKLKAKLERLVT; via the coding sequence GTGCCCGCGCCGATGGACGGCGTGCCGGAAGTGCCGGTGCCTGCACCCGAAGCGCTGACATCGCAGGAAACCGAGGCGGTTGCCGAGGAACTCGAGCTCGATCCTGTCGAAGCCGCCGTCGCGGCGGCGCTGGCGGACAGGGACGGTGAGTACACCGCTGGTGGCAAACGCTGCCTCATCGTGGACGACAGCCGCGTCGTGCGAAAACTCTCGCGCATGATCGCCGAGGATATGGGCTATCGCGTCGCCGAGGCCGAGAATGGCGAAGAAGCGCTGGCCCGCTGCGCCAAGGCGATGCCGGACCTGGTTATTACCGACTGGCAGATGCCGGTCATGAGTGGCGTCGATTTCGTCGCCAAACTGCGCGCCATCCCCGGCGCCGACCGCACCAAAGTGATGTTCTGCACCTCCAAGGGCGAAACGACCGACATCCACGCAGGCATTTCGGCAGGCGCGGACGACTATATCGTCAAGCCGTTCGACGAGGCGAAGCTGAAAGCGAAGCTGGAGCGGTTGGTAACGTAA